The DNA segment ACCATCCAGTGAGTACAGTCTTTTGGCCAGCCGTATTGCCGATGGCATATCCACGGCCTTTGGTGAGTAATGGTAGGAATGTAGTGACTCCACATCGCTGCCATCATCCGAAACGGGCGGCGATGAATCGCGTCCTGTGCCGCCGCCATCACCGCATGCCGCCGTCAATGCACTATTTAATGGCTCCTCCGTCAACGTGGCCAATTCATCTTCGGAGTCTTTCACTTCCGAGTAGCCCGTACGTGCTGAGGCACTATTACTATTATCGATGCCACGCACCTGTATCACTAGTTTATGCTGTTCGGAGTTTCCTTGTTGGCCACCACCAAtcattttctgttgttgttgcagttgctgtTGGTGTAGCGCTTGTGCTTGTAGTTGCAATTGTTgattttgctgttgcttttgcctCGCTGCCGCCGTGTCGGATACGAGTATCGTAGAATCGGAATCGCTGGGATCGCTAAGTACCATGCCGCCTGCAAGATCGCGAGAACTCAATAAATTATCATCGTCCTGATAGTCGGGACTAGAAATATTCGAGATGGCTTCGGAGACGCTATGATCGTAACCGGCGCCACCTGCAAGACTATTATTACCACCACCACCATTACCACCACtaccgccgccaccaccactaccattaccattaccactACCAGTAGGACAATGTAACAAACCCGTTTGTAAAGCTGTTGTGGCTGTTGTTGCACTGGTGCCGCCGCTGGTGCCACCATTAGCGGCATTTGCTGTCaactgtagttgttgttgctgctgctgttgatgatgaccgccattgttgttgctattcaaCGCATACGCACCACCAATGCCCAGCGCACCCTTCGAACCGGACGATGACATCACCGAACTGGATACAGATGTCGGTGAGGCCGGACTACCAGCCGAATGTTGTGGCGATGAACTTATTGAACTCGAATGCGAGTGCGAATGCGAGTGTGAGTGCGAATGTGACTGCGACTGCGAATTCGGTGATGAATTGTTGtggccaccgccaccgccataGTGTGTACTCGAatactgttgttgctgttgctgcagttgttgctgctgctgtaaTTGTTGTATTTGGTGTGGCGCCAGCGGTGCGTTATAAGTCCAAACAATGCGATCACGATTGGAACCCTGTTTATTGAAGTACCAGACAAACGGCAAAATTcagcaaaaagtaaaaagatAGAGAGAGGAGAgagaaatttgaagaaatttattaGCAAATGATTTTACCATTTTTCTAATGCAAAATCCAACTTGGGCTCTGCTACCTATTCTAAATTAAGCACTAACTAAACTGGTAACTATAATAGACCGGCAATAAttggtggtgttgttgttatcgttttcttcttttatacaatatttacaaacacaaattgtatttaatgtgtcgttttttgaaatttttactaatattttgattgattttccTTTCTAGAGAAATGCTCATTTGTACTTCGGTTTATCTTTGTTTCAATTTTATCGATtaatcgaaattattaatttttatacaaaaaaaaaataataacaattacttTCATGAAAGCGAAATAAGCTAAATATAGAATTactaattacaaaaaaagtaagGTTTTTAAATATGTAGAAGAATATATAGatactatatactacatataaaattttttattttttctaaatattgcGCACCCTACAGCACCTTCTCAAAATGaattcaaaacaagaaaaaagttagcTTCGTCTGCACCGAATGCCCTTCGCAGGtttatttcaaatatcaaatcaaataatctctattttgattttgcacaatccgtttgtatgacaactatatacTAGTGATCCGAACTGAACAATATCTTTACCTTTGacaataatctgtaccaaatttcgcgaaaatatcttctcaaataaaaaaaattgctctaCACGAtcttgatttggatcggtcaatttgtatggcaactatacgcTACAGTAACCTGCACCTGGCCACTGCTTatgtaactataaaaaaatgtgatttgatTTCGTAGTCAAAAGGTGACTTCAGGGGATGCTGgctatttttaaagaaagcagACACCGGGCTTGGCCAGTGTTTAGGTGATTCTGTCGCCTCGATGTGAtgtgctttaaaatttatgcgGTGACCTCACGAAAAGCTGGCTGCCACCGggttctataaaaaaattgcaagctCCGTGCctagccagtgcttaggtgacgctCGCACCGccatgtgatgtgatttaacagtcataatgtaatctcgcgggaagctggctgccagctgactctatataagtaaagcaggcaccgtgcctggccagtacTTAGCTGATTAATACGTCGTGATGTGATTTGATTTGGAAATCAGTCACCTTGAGAGAGAAACTGGCTTTATATAAGTAAAACACACTCCGTGCCTACCCAGAGCTTCGATGTGATTTGATTTGGAAGTAAGGGGAAGCTGATTGCTAGCTGACTCTATAAATAAAGCAGGCGCCTGGAGGGCTAGTTCGCAAATGTAcacacagacggacatggctgaatcgactcagttcatcatgctgatcatttatatatatgcatatattttatatatgttacaaacttcgtggcaaacttaatataccctgttcagggcatatatgtatatacatatgtatgtacatatgtgcgtttttaattttgttttagtgaatggattatttatattttgtaactaTCGAttatttcaatatcttttttctAATCTTAATAATTAATAGCCTACAATTAGTGAAGACTGTGAGGGATCGGATGTCCGGTCTAAATagtaaaattactttaaaaactgatttttatttGAACGAAATGTTACTCAGCATTTgtcgttgaaaaatatttctggaatcattatattattattggaATGCTCTGCTGagttttttgtaacttttttaaaaaatgttaatttataaaaatccaaatatttgatttttttaattatatcccACTGGGATAACTACAACATTTGAGAAAAATTGTTTACCATCTGTCGACTTAACTATTGTTTAAAATCTTAATTTCACGATATAAAAAGTGTATGAGAAGCtgaaacaattaaataatttcataccCAACAATTTAGGCAGAAATCATAGCGAACTAATGTGTCTTTTAAGCTTTTTACTGTCGTTCGTTTAAAAAGTATGGTCAGATTTTATTTGAACATTATCAGAAGAAATtaagttcttaaaaaaaaggatatagtttttttttgcttcgaaGAAATTAATACATTTCTATCTTCAATTGCATACAACAATTTTGCCAGTATTTTAATGtgacatacaaatataaaaataaatgaaaaactgttctgtcaaacatatttttttttactataacgGCGAAAATAAAAAGGGCAACATAAAATCGCTAAATTTCGGCAAaggaaacaaatttattaacttaTCAATACTAgtactacacatacatataacgctctacatatacatactatataaacactcaaatatttcaataaaattaaattcatgcGCTTAAGAACAAATAACAACAGATATAACTATAGAATGCGGCAATTTGATAGGTGAGCAAcgatatttgaaatattgtagCATGGTTTTGTTAAGCAAGTCTTAAGCAACTGCCACTACACCTATAGTAATTAATTGAACTTTAGCTATTTTGCACTAAaactacatttgtatgtatgtatgcaacacGCTCCACCTTTTTATTAGCATATTCAGCTGTTGAATTGTTtgtggttattgttgttatagccgtttttattattgtcataGTGCATGCAGTTTTTGTAACTGTAGTATTAGtagttgttagtgttgttgctcCATTAGCATCACGAGCTGTCATATTAGTACTGATCGTATTCAAGTTATTAGTGGCAATAtcatttgttgttggtgtactagtattgaaattattacaattattattgttgttattgttattattgtggcAGCCACTTTCTTCCATTGTTGGAGTTACTGCCGCTGCTGACACATCCAAAACAATTCGTGGGACGCTCATACGCACTTTGCGCCGTCGCCTATTAAAGATATCACGTTGACTGATTAGCGTCGACTCTGGTGAGGATGGTAAGAGTGTTGGCGAGGATGAGGGCGATGAAGAAGCAGTCGCTGATGCggttgctgcagctgctgccgCATTTAATATAGCTGTTTTTAATGCCGtcgacgatgatgatgatgttgatGACGATGTGGATGTTGCGGAGGCAGAAACAGATGACGGAGAAGTGGTGAATGGAGAAAATGTGGAAACACGTCTGGTTGCTGTTTTCATTGTTGCTTTGTTTGGGTGTTTCATTAGAGTTATAGTAGTAGTAGATGGCTAGAAGATACATacgcaaaaaacaacaacaaaagaaaacataatacCGACACCACAACGTATGAATTGACGTACAAAACACGCAAGGTAGAGGGGTaatgaattaaaattgtaaCCGTTATGAGTTTGTAGAACACAAGtggttttgttttatgtatgtgtgtttttttttaaattatttttgttttttgtttgcataagggcattattttatattaaaataaaggcAATTGTGTTTAGTAGATAGTGGAAAAgaggaaaagaaataaaaaagacatAACAATGTTAGAGAGTGGCATAGACAAAGTGTAGAAATATTAGTAGTAGTACTAAAAGTATTAGAACACGAGTTTTAACAGCAGTTTAACACTTCAACAGCAAGAATTTtaagttgtaaaattttaactgttattgtagttgttatgaaaaattaaaaaaaattaacgcaaCGATTACTTATAAACAGagtattaataataatgaaatttctGAATGAATAAAATActacaaatgaaaaacttttggtGGGTTTTCTTTgcacaaaatcacaaaatttgtaGGAGTTGCTCGAATGTGATAACAAActaccaataaaataaaaaataataataataattttacaagcAATGACTTGAACAAACCTATGCAATACGCACAACAGTGAGAATAATGACATAATTTCGCTAACAGACGTTTTTGGTTTACCAACAAGCATTCAGATAAGAAAAACTTTCTAAgtactattaaaaataataaattccagattaaaattaaaaaacttcatATGAAAAATACGCTTAGAAACTAGAtcgtattttaatattaaatatgtatatatatatataaaatttaactcgataaataacttatttacacaaatttatttttcagtattttgttttcatattgtTGAGAAATATCCACTTAAATGGTATACATGTTTCTGATTTTTTGGCAAGTTATAAAACACATTTGATAAATTTCGACACTTTCGTATATGCACTATGCCTATTTGTATAAGTAAACAGTTAATTTGATTCGTTTCGCCTTCCTATAATTATAAACGCCCAATTTACTCCGCGCCATTAATATTTTCCACACACTTATagcatatttttcattataGTTTACGCCACGCACACAACTTACCTGCGAATCTTCCGAGTCATGCCTCGTATCGAGCAGCGTATTCAGCGAACTATTCACATCCTCATCAATATCGATCGGTATCACTGCAGCCATGCCTTCACGCTGCACCTGCTGCAGGTGATCCTCAGACTTACTGGTACGGAATCCAGCGGAATCACATGTACGTACGACACCATTGTGTCGCCGCACCACAACATCGTGGACAACAACTCCCCCACCTACTGCACCCAGGCTTGTTGGTTCTGGGCTGGTGGGGACTGAATTCGCCGTGTCCTTGTCAATTAATGGCGTAGACAGCGAAATCGGTGAGGTGGGCACGGAGAATGAAGTTTCATCGGGTGAGGTGTTTATGCCAGTTAAGCCGTCGCTCTTCACCGTCGCCGATGAAGAACTCGAGCCACCTGAACCGCGTTGCTGTTGCCGTTtttgctgatgatgatgatgatggtgataGCCACCGGCGTAATGTTGGTTCGCACAATCGACTGCATCGCCGATGCCACCTCTGGCGCGCACCACACTTTGTGCATGTTTGTAATGTGCAGCGGCAGCTTTTTGCTTAAGTGCGCGCAAACGTTGTTTCGCCGATGCCGATGTCAGTGAATTTGATGAGTAGTCTTCGTCTTCATGTTCGGCACCACAACCGTCTTCATCTTCGGCATCAAAATCCTCACCTTCGACATCGTCGTCCTCATCGTCGCCATAGTTCGTTACCAGGCATTGACGATCGCTGGCGTCATCATCGCCACACACATCGCCCGCGCCAAGACCACCGCTATTGTACGTTTCTATATTGGTGATGTCATAGTGCGTTTGATCCTCCTCGTTTTCCTCCATGTCAACGACCTCATCATGATCGTAACTGCTGCGCTGTTGATAATGACTGTATTGGTGTCGTCGTGTTGAATAGTGTTGATGTTGCTGATATCGTTGTCTGCGATTATTGTCACCACCTGCCTCTTCGTCGTCACGCTCTAATTCTTCGCACAGTAACAGTGTATCGTCTTTGCGTGGATCGCTGTTAACTACGCCCACACCGCCCgcgccaccgccaccaccactgttactgttgttgtagctgttatTAATACTATCCAACTGTTGCTGCAGCAAATGATGATGAGGTTGTTGGTGTCTTCGCTTGCCACGATCTTTGTGGTGGTGAGCTGACTCCGAACTGGCCGTGTGAGTGGGCGAGTCCACCGATGATGAGGATGTGGGCGAAGATTCACCAGAAGCACGAGGCGCCAAAGCGCCGTTAGCGCGCGCAGCCACGACCGCACGTTGTGGTGAGTCACGCAAACTGTCGATCTGTAAGGAAATTAGGTTGAGCGCAAATTAAAAACCCGTTAAAAGAAAGATATTTCAACTTAAGCTACACACTTTTTTTGCGTGCCCTGGCAGTAGGTTACTACTTTGAGATGTCCTCGACAGATTCAGTATCAGTTCACCAGTCATCATGTATGCCTCAAAGCGTGGCGCCTTCGCTGGCTGCGGCGGCGCCGAGTTTGGCTCAGCGTCACGCTCCTTCTGCTGCAGGGCCgcctgttgctgctgctgctgagtGAAACGTGTGCTGCCCCCGCTATAACTATTTGAATGCTGTAAATGGGCACCACCACCACTCACACAACCACCGGTCACTGGGGCTGTCGGTGCAATTATTGGCGTGTTACCGTTGGTGGCTGCCGGGCCAGCCTTTGTTGGAATTTGTGATGGTCGCGGTCGCTTATGCTGTGGCGAATGTTGTACGGGTGGCTTTTGTGGCGCTTTCAGTGCCGTTGGAATACGTGATGGACGAGATGTGGGCGATGTACAGGTGGCGCCGCCCGCACCACCACTCGCTGCAGTAGTATTTATATCACCAAATTGTAGCTGTGCTGATGAAGCGGAAGAACTGCGACTGTGATTGccctgtggttgttgttgttggctggtCAACGCAGGCGTCGGCAGCGAACCCTGACGGTGTGGCAAGTGAGTGGGCGATTTGGCGTAGCGTATCGCAGGCGAAGACGATGAATTGGAATTGCTGTTGTGTGGCGGTTCGTAAGAGTCTTGCAGTGACAACGAGCGGTGGTGAGTTGTGGGAGATCGACAGCTCGTTGCTTTGTAATCATAAATATGCGGAGATGGTTCGATGTCTTCGTAATGGGGATTTTTCGTATTGGCCAGTTGCTCTTTGAGTCGCGCTTTTAGTTTGGGATCTgcgattttaaaatttgtatgtacttataaaatttttgaatgcagGCGAGGAAACTTGACAAATGTACACTTACCACGACGCAGCTCTAACGTGACCGAATCATCGGATAGCCTTAAGCACTTGAGAACTatgagaaaatatatatgtataaggttaattttctttcagatatattaaaagcaaaatacaGTCTTAGAAGaaacataagaaatatatttaaactttaCAATATTatcgaatttaaatttaaaatgcttcaaaaaaataagttttcaaataaaattttaaaaagatagaagaatatatttatataaaaaacttctGTTTCAAAAATCAATCAGTTTGTACATATAGCATATAGTCCTCCGATATGAACAATATATTCCGATATCTTGAACAATCATCCattccaaatttcgtaaagatattttgtcaactaaaaaagttttccatacaataacttgatggCGATTGTTTAGTTTATATGAtagttatataatatagtggtctgatatctggttttccgacaaatgagcagcttcttgagaatgtgagcaaaatttcagaacgatatctcaaaaactgaggaccacttggcgtatatacagacagacagatgagCTCGTCGCGTTGAacatttaagtatttatatacttcATACGGTTTCCAACGTTTCCTTATGGGTTTAAAAACATTatagcaaacttaatatccTCTATtcaaattatacatatgtatattaaaattatttataggaAATGTCACCTTACACAGACTCACCTTCTTTCGTTGTATATCGATGAACATCAGTGccatttacttttaaaataatatcacCAGCTTCGACCTATAAGTAAAAAAGTagaatttcatatatttagaTAGTGctaattaaagtaatttaaaaagttttgtttcaaaaattatttattaatcataacctcaaacaaaaaaataaataaatacaaaaatatcctTTTCATTAAGTAATAACATGAAACAATAGCTTTGGGGCAAAATAACAGTAAGAGGTATTATTAGCATGCTAGACactttgctataatttttatagcaCCATGTGGATACATTTTAGGCGCCTATTTGAACGGCACTCCCTCCGCCAACCAACACGATGCGCAAACAATGCCTTTTTgtcacataaataaattattcaataataatacaaaaaaaaaaacaacaaactatGAGTAATTGAGTGTCGGCCAATAACTAGGCGGGACGAAATGCGTGGGCTGGAACTACCCTAATCAGGCGATGCGACACGTCAACAGCAACGGCAACGTCCCAGAGATGCGACAATCCTTGAAAAttacttttgacacaatttaaTGGCAAACACAATTGAACGAAagtttgtggaaaaaaattgaTGTACACAAAAGATATAAGTATTATTTggttgcaaaaaataaaaacaacaataaaactatATTCATTGCGTGCCATAAACATACTATATGTGTAAGAAGAAGGATGGGTTTGATTGGgcgttgaaattgaaaatacttGTAGGCATCAGTTTCTATTGATTTTCTTCTCCTTTTTTTGgttcattttattgtttttactttttaactaAAAGTAGAATATGACAATAGTACTTGAGTTCATAGGCACAGATAAAAGAATCTtaagtgcatatatacatacatatgtacatatggttgGCTAAGTGTGAATGCCGAAAAATGAGATTGAAGTGCATCTCTGAGCTGCAGTTTCTCAACTTTTGATGACAGCGAGTGGCAAATTGTGCTCGCTTTGCAAAACCACAACAACGACAAATGAAGATACGCTCCAGTTATCAGAAAGTAAGCACAGAATAGTGCGAAAggtaaaaaagtaagaaattgTGAACTCAAAAAGTTTCAATGGAACACTTTTTggccaatatttttgaaaaaattgtgttatgaCTAAAAAAGTTTGACTTTAAAAAGTtgtatattgttaaaaaaattttaaaagacaaCAACTATGTAGTACATactacgagggctgctatatatattctggcctagggcaacactaagtgttgctaggtgcaatctgacatttccattggaaagtttgacattttttagcatagcATCACTctgaacgttttgtcatttaatcgtaaattgttttacatatttacagggaattaaaaaattcatctcggccaaaaaatggaattaactcgtgaacattttcgtgcgatcatttttcacaacaagagtgcatcgataaactaaaatctttgtatggctacgAAGCACCAttctatagcactgtgaaaaactggtacaacgaattcaatcgtggccgacgctcgctcaaagacgaattccgtgaaggtcgtccaaaaacagccgttgtgccagaaaacatcgatgccgtacgtgaactgataatgtaggaccgtcatgtaacataccttcagatagaggaaTGCTTATGCATTTCTCCccccagcatacattcgatattgcatgaatacctggccgtaaaaaaggttgtttctcgttggatcccgcacagtttgacaatcgctcaaaaaaaggctcgtgtcgattggtGTAAAGGAATGCTGAAAAAAtgcgatcgcggtgcttcaaaagacgtttataagatcgtcacaggtcgaatcatggatctatgcgtatgagcccgaaacaaaacagcaaacgacaaaaaaaaaaataaaataaaaaaaaaacaaaaaaaaaaattaaaaaaaaaaacatttttgttgataaatatgcctatttacattattaggccagaaatatatatagcaacctacgtatatatGAATTACATATTGTCAAGTTATTTGGTTAtgacacatacaagtatgttaaAATTGACTAGTTTTGTacataatattgggtagtcgaaaaagtcttttcgtatttctaatcaaacttcatctttttttatattaatattgaactttaatgcataaaatacaatatgataaataatgataaaatgaaCCTAGTGtgacaacattaaaaaagggcgatttttgggaattaaaaaaaatttcacaattgtttttaaatttcataggTATATTTGTACTACATATTATAAGAacacacaataaaattttttaagaaaaacttaaaaattttgagaaatctCTGAGGTCACTAAAACAGTGACCCACACTGCTGATTCCAGGGATTTACATAgatgaaatcataaaaaattgctatttGAGATAAGttcgttttatttttgatttttaaaagtattagcctattgaaatatgaaaaaatcgaGGTCCCGTTTGTTTATCTGTGCTTTATATCGCATTGCCCGATACCCCAGTATTTACCTAGTCTTATGTTTCTATatggtattttaaattaataattttttatatttttatattaaaatacatcaaataaatttcttttatttttcaaagaaaatatcgCCTTAGACCTCGATGTCTAAGAGCTATTTAAtacataacaagaaaaaacgttaacttcggctgcaccgaagctgatatacccttcacaggggcatttcttttagtaactatgtgttcagtttatatggaagctatatgctatagtaatccgaacAATTTtctttcggagattatattattaccttaagcagtaatccatgtcaaatttcgtgaagataccacgtcaaatgcgaaagttttccatacaagcccttgattccgatcgttcggtttgtatgacagctatatgctatagtaagctgatctgaacaatttcttcggagattacattgttaccttagaaaataatctataccaaatttcgtgaatatatcttttcaaatgcaaaagttttctatacaagaacttgattcctatCGTTCAGTCTGTTTGGccgttatatgttatagtggtccgatatcggcagttctgacaaatgagcagcttcttgtagagaaaatgatgtttgcaaaatttcaaaacgatatcttaaaaactgagggactagttcgtatatatacagacggacggacatacagacggacatggctaaatcgactcagctcaacatactgatcatttatacatatatatgtatatactttatagggtccccgacgcttccttctgggtgttacaaacttcgtgacaaacttaatataccctgttcagggtataaatatacatcCCCACTtcctaaatatatataaatacttacaacatatacatatatgtacatataaaaataagattgataagaatttacatatatatttttatgctcgGATGCACTTTCGATATTCCcgccaatatttatttaagagctttgtatttacaaatttgccatgaatacatacatacatatgtacgtgtatgttCATTTAATGGCTTTTTtactaagaaaatttataaacaaacaattatgcatttataaaatatatacttatgtatttatttacacatatgatgaatttagttttaaaaagtaagagctaagttcgggtataaccgatcattgcatactcttgcaacttgcaaggatcaaatACAGGGAAGTACCTTAAGATACTTAAGgggtctagggcgagttttcacccgactttattcattctaagcacaaaaatTGCACCGTTATTAGTAAAACAcgttctctcaattttattaattttataaagtcaccaggaagttcgaaaatctttatattaggctaagagaagtattaacccgattcaacccatttgtagcacacagatATAGTACTATCAAGAAAGGATCCTCTATGAATTtcaaatgtatattatatgcCATACATTtcccgatattttcggtaaaaagtcaaataTAAGTTGTGGggtccacatacatatattgtatatacaggGGTTTGAACCGTTTTCGttgaatttgaacaatttttggccaCAAAGTTTTATCgcgttatattaattgattcTTTATTTGTACCCATGAAAGTGAAACAATcaagtagaatttaaaattgtgttatatggaaagttgGCGTGGTTTTAATCCGATTTAACTTACATTCATATACACATATCGTGTagcgatttggttgaaatcggtcaagtgggtctcgagatatgtatTTTCAGCTAAAAaatgccccttgctactgcgatcccaaGCAGATCATCAAGATAtctctatttttactcaagttacggcttgcacggacggatggatGGACAGAcatttcaactcgtctcttcATCTtgaacatttatacatatactctatatctatctcgcgtAATTTTAGGTGACACGTACAACCCTTAGgtgaaaa comes from the Bactrocera neohumeralis isolate Rockhampton chromosome 2, APGP_CSIRO_Bneo_wtdbg2-racon-allhic-juicebox.fasta_v2, whole genome shotgun sequence genome and includes:
- the LOC126751248 gene encoding PH and SEC7 domain-containing protein isoform X1 translates to MAAEELKVVLRRNEHSGFGFSLLGTTGPPHVIYEIHENSPAADSAVEAGDIILKVNGTDVHRYTTKEVLKCLRLSDDSVTLELRRDPKLKARLKEQLANTKNPHYEDIEPSPHIYDYKATSCRSPTTHHRSLSLQDSYEPPHNSNSNSSSSPAIRYAKSPTHLPHRQGSLPTPALTSQQQQPQGNHSRSSSASSAQLQFGDINTTAASGGAGGATCTSPTSRPSRIPTALKAPQKPPVQHSPQHKRPRPSQIPTKAGPAATNGNTPIIAPTAPVTGGCVSGGGAHLQHSNSYSGGSTRFTQQQQQQAALQQKERDAEPNSAPPQPAKAPRFEAYMMTGELILNLSRTSQSSNLLPGHAKKIDSLRDSPQRAVVAARANGALAPRASGESSPTSSSSVDSPTHTASSESAHHHKDRGKRRHQQPHHHLLQQQLDSINNSYNNSNSGGGGGAGGVGVVNSDPRKDDTLLLCEELERDDEEAGGDNNRRQRYQQHQHYSTRRHQYSHYQQRSSYDHDEVVDMEENEEDQTHYDITNIETYNSGGLGAGDVCGDDDASDRQCLVTNYGDDEDDDVEGEDFDAEDEDGCGAEHEDEDYSSNSLTSASAKQRLRALKQKAAAAHYKHAQSVVRARGGIGDAVDCANQHYAGGYHHHHHHQQKRQQQRGSGGSSSSSATVKSDGLTGINTSPDETSFSVPTSPISLSTPLIDKDTANSVPTSPEPTSLGAVGGGVVVHDVVVRRHNGVVRTCDSAGFRTSKSEDHLQQVQREGMAAVIPIDIDEDVNSSLNTLLDTRHDSEDSQPSTTTITLMKHPNKATMKTATRRVSTFSPFTTSPSSVSASATSTSSSTSSSSSTALKTAILNAAAAAATASATASSSPSSSPTLLPSSPESTLISQRDIFNRRRRKVRMSVPRIVLDVSAAAVTPTMEESGCHNNNNNNNNNCNNFNTSTPTTNDIATNNLNTISTNMTARDANGATTLTTTNTTVTKTACTMTIIKTAITTITTNNSTAEYANKKGSNRDRIVWTYNAPLAPHQIQQLQQQQQLQQQQQQYSSTHYGGGGGHNNSSPNSQSQSHSHSHSHSHSHSSSISSSPQHSAGSPASPTSVSSSVMSSSGSKGALGIGGAYALNSNNNGGHHQQQQQQQLQLTANAANGGTSGGTSATTATTALQTGLLHCPTGSGNGNGSGGGGGSGGNGGGGNNSLAGGAGYDHSVSEAISNISSPDYQDDDNLLSSRDLAGGMVLSDPSDSDSTILVSDTAAARQKQQQNQQLQLQAQALHQQQLQQQQKMIGGGQQGNSEQHKLVIQVRGIDNSNSASARTGYSEVKDSEDELATLTEEPLNSALTAACGDGGGTGRDSSPPVSDDGSDVESLHSYHYSPKAVDMPSAIRLAKRLYSLDGFKKSDVSRHLSKNNDFSRAVADEYLKYFNFEKKTLDQSLREFLQQFSLSGETQERERVLVHFSKRFLDCNPGTFNSQDAVHTLTCAIMLLNTDLHGQNIGRKMTCAEFIENLAELNDGENFPKDVLKYLYQAIKTQPLEWALDDDATELQKQRGDNNVGNSTSNSLIGQNPFLDIPESSTAIEYKKGYVMRKCCYDANYKKTPFGKRSWKMFYCTLRDLVLFLHKDEHGFRKSQMSDNLHNAIRIHHALATKATDYTKKQHVFRLQTADQAEYLFQTSDSKELQSWVETINFVCAAYSAPPLEGGVGSQKRFQRPLLPSTHTKYLMKEQLESHEQQLAQLEAALAEHKKGPVPNKGLPLQNYKEKESYLQYELRRYRAYVSILAAKLLSDQQQLDAAQQQQLTNNEELDTFSTSGVGGVGPAVIGARPQQSPPAYPQQLQLQQPTAQSPTAQQQQAQPQQQQTTNRWLCGCGWWSLLFC